In a single window of the Acipenser ruthenus chromosome 20, fAciRut3.2 maternal haplotype, whole genome shotgun sequence genome:
- the LOC117425633 gene encoding zinc finger protein 319-like, whose translation MTEAWQQHAVAPPPVVHTIPPGAESALGCAVYGIVLQTDPALQQQQQQQQQQQQQQQQHAAQAQQSALQVGEGGHKCGACGHDISHLANPHEHQCMVGQDRSFQCTQCLKIFHQATDLLEHQCVQVEQKPFVCGVCKMGFSLLTSLAQHHNAHSSTNPMKCSICEKTYRPNSAGAGNTTPTSSASNPQQPSVEVPDRSGAVVGGTASAGGVVVGASAPTEFEASSPDRPYKCSICQKGFRHLSELSRHERVHTGEKPYKCDACDKSFSQSSHLAHHQRTHSAERPYKCAACEKSFKHRSHLVRHMYAHSGEHLFKCNLCEMHFKESSELLHHQCTPAGERPFRCATCGKGFKRPSDLRQHERTHSEERPFQCEECQMSFKQQYALVRHRRTHKTHDRPFKCNLCDKGFLQPSHLLYHQHVHGIESLFKCASCQKGFSQSGDLLRHKCGGAASAMAAVDRPYKCDICGKAYKKSSTLQRHQNSHCAEKPLKCTLCDRRFLSSSEFVQHRCDPAREKPLKCPDCEKRFKYSSDLQRHRRVHTGEKPFKCPSCDKGFKQREHLAKHQSVHAREAQFKCVWCGERFGDLVALQEHSVQHTAEGGGYPVPPCIQ comes from the coding sequence ATGACGGAGGCGTGGCAACAGCATGCTGTGGCCCCTCCCCCCGTGGTGCACACCATCCCTCCCGGTGCAGAGAGTGCACTGGGGTGTGCAGTCTACGGGATCGTCCTGCAAACAGACCCCGCcttacaacagcagcagcagcaacaacaacagcagcagcagcagcagcaacaacatgcTGCCCAGGCACAGCAGTCCGCCCTACAGGTTGGAGAAGGCGGGCATAAGTGTGGAGCTTGTGGCCATGACATCTCTCATCTGGCCAACCCTCATGAGCACCAGTGTATGGTGGGCCAGGACCGGTCCTTCCAGTGCACTCAGTGCCTCAAAATCTTCCACCAGGCTACCGACCTTCTGGAACACCAGTGTGTCCAGGTAGAGCAGAAACCCTTTGTCTGTGGGGTCTGCAAGATGGgcttctctctcctcacctccctGGCCCAGCACCACAATGCTCACAGCAGCACTAACCCCATGAAATGCTCCATCTGTGAGAAGACCTACAGGCCCAACTCAGCAGGGGCTGGTAACACCACCCCAACATCTTCAGCTAGCAATCCTCAGCAGCCCTCAGTCGAGGTCCCTGATAGGTCAGGGGCAGTAGTAGGGGGTACTGCCAGCGCCGGAGGTGTAGTAGTGGGTGCCTCAGCCCCGACAGAATTTGAGGCCTCCTCCCCTGACCGACCATACAAGTGCTCAATCTGCCAGAAGGGCTTCCGGCACCTGTCGGAGCTGTCACGGCACGAACGAGTGCATACAGGAGAGAAGCCATACAAGTGTGACGCCTGCGATAAGAGTTTCAGCCAGTCTTCGCACCTGGCTCACCACCAGCGCACCCACAGTGCTGAGCGACCCTACAAGTGCGCGGCCTGCGAGAAGAGCTTCAAGCACCGCTCCCACCTGGTGCGTCACATGTACGCCCATTCCGGAGAGCACCTCTTCAAGTGCAACCTGTGTGAGATGCACTTCAAGGAGTCCTCTGAGCTCCTGCACCACCAGTGCACCCCAGCAGGAGAGAGACCCTTTCGTTGCGCCACCTGCGGCAAGGGGTTCAAGCGCCCCTCAGACCTGCGGCAGCATGAGCGCACCCACTCTGAAGAACGTCCCTTTCAGTGTGAAGAGTGCCAGATGAGCTTCAAGCAACAGTACGCTCTGGTGCGCCACCGGCGCACCCACAAGACTCATGACCGCCCTTTCAAGTGCAACCTATGTGACAAGGGCTTCCTGCAGCCCTCTCATTTGCTCTACCACCAGCATGTGCATGGCATTGAGAGCCTCTTCAAGTGTGCGTCCTGCCAAAAAGGCTTTAGCCAGTCCGGGGACCTGCTGCGGCACAAATGTGGCGGTGCAGCGTCAGCCATGGCTGCTGTCGACAGGCCGTACAAATGCGATATTTGCGGCAAGGCTTACAAGAAGTCCTCCACCCTTCAGCGGCACCAGAACTCGCACTGTGCCGAGAAGCCACTCAAGTGCACCCTCTGTGACCGACGGTTCCTGTCCTCCTCTGAGTTTGTGCAGCACCGCTGTGACCCGGCACGTGAAAAACCCCTCAAGTGTCCGGACTGCGAGAAGCGGTTCAAGTACTCGTCTGATCTGCAGAGGCACCGACGTGTCCACACCGGGGAGAAACCATTCAAGTGTCCCAGCTGTGACAAAGGGTTCAAGCAGCGGGAGCACCTGGCCAAGCACCAGAGTGTGCACGCGCGAGAGGCCCAGTTTAAGTGTGTCTGGTGCGGCGAGCGCTTTGGAGATCTTGTGGCACTGCAAGAGCACAGTGTCCAGCACACTGCCGAGGGAGGCGGTTACCCTGTCCCACCCTGCATACAGTAA